AAAAATATGCTTTTTCAGTGCCTTATACTGTAACATTTGGTGCCATCATCACTAGAAAAGATAATAACGACATAAAAAGCTTTGCCGACCTAAAAGGCAAAAAAAATGCCGACTCAGCGACTAGTAACTGGGCGAAAGTCGCCGTAAAATATGGCGCTGAACACGTCGTAACAGATAGTTTTGCTAAAAGTATGGAGCTTCTTATATCAAGGCGTGTAGATGCTGTTGTAAGAGATAACATCGTATTTTACGACTTCATAAAAGAGCGCCCAAATGCACCTGTAAAGATAGCTGCCTCACTTGACGAGAAAGACTACACAGCAGCAGCTGTTAAGAAAGATAACGCCGAGCTTGCAGAGCAAATTTCAAATGCTTTAACTGAGCTTTCAAAAGAGGGCAAACTAGAAGCTATCTCTAAAAGCTACTTTGGCAAAGACGTCTCAAAATAAATTTATAAACCAACAAGGCAAAAATGGAAAATTTAGATAGAGTGATCGAACTTGTTTCAAGCTCGACACTACCGATGATCATCGCACTTTTAAAAGTAACGATTCCGCTTACATTGATCTCGTTTTCGCTAGGGCTTGTCATCGCCATTATCACAGCAGTAGCAAGGCTTTCAAATATAAAAATTTTAAAATTTATATTTGCCACCTATGTTTGGATATTTCGCGGCACGCCGCTTCTTGTGCAGCTTTTCATTGTATTTTACGGACTTCCTAGCCTCGGCGTCACGCTTGATACTTGGAGTGCGGCCACTATCGCATTTAGCCTAAACGTAGGTGCTTACGCCTCTGAGTCCGTAAGGGCTGCCATACTTTCTGTGCCAAAAGGCCAGTGGGAGGCTGCCACATCGCTTGGCATGACACACTATCAAATTTTAAAGCGCATCATCGCACCTCAAGCAGTGAGGATCTCGTTGCCGCCACTTTCAAACACATTTATAGGCCTTGTTAAAGACACTTCACTAGCAGCTTCTATAACGATGGTTGATATGTTTATGGTCGCTCAAAGGATCGCAGCAAGGACCTTTGAGCCACTCATCCTCTACATCCTAGCAGCACTTATCTACCTGGTGGTTTGCACACTTTTAACCTATCTTCAATCAAGGCTTGAAAAAGCTGTCTCAAGGTATGTCTAATGGCTATAAATTTTAAAAATATAAGCAAATCTTACGGCGATCATTTGGTGCTAGATAACATAAACACAAGCTTCAAAGAGGGGCAAACGACCGTGATCGTTGGCTCATCTGGTTGTGGCAAATCAACGCTTCTTAGATGCATAAATTTACTTGAGATCCCACAAAGTGGTGTTTTAGAGATAGATGACAGAGCTGTAAATTTTAAAGAGAAGCTTAGCTCAAAAAAGCTTTTAGAAATTCGTAAAAAAACAGGCATGGTTTTTCAAAGCTTTAACCTCTTCCCACACCTAACAGCACTTCAAAATGTCACAGAAGCTCCGATCTACGTTCAAAAAAAAGATAAAAACGAAGCGATAAAAGAGGCAAAAGAGCTCTTAGCTAAAGTGGGGCTTAGTCACAAAGAAGATACCTATCCAAACAGGCTCTCAGGCGGACAAGCACAGCGCGTGGCCATCGCTAGAGCCCTGGCTGTAAATCCATACTTTCTACTACTCGACGAGCCTACAAGCGCGCTTGATCCAGAGCTTGAGGCTGAAGTTTTAAAGGTCATCTTATCTCTTGCAAAAGAGAAAAAGTCTATGATCATTGTCACTCATAATATGAATTTTGCTAGAAAGATAGCTGATAGAATTTTGTTTTTAGATAAAGGCGTGATCGCATTTGATGGCTTGGTAGATGAGTTTTTTAACAGCCAGAATGAAAGAATAAAAAGCTTCATCTCGGCTATGGATATATGAAAATTTTAGCTAGAAAATCTAGCTAAAATTACATTAAGCAAAGTGAGGTTTTATCTGCTCTATCCAAGCTGAAATTCTACCCTCAGTTTTGTCACTTTGGTTATCAGCATCAAGTGCTAGGCCTACAAATTTTCCATTTCTTACAGCATCAGAGCCATCAAATGTATATCCATCGGTGCTAACCTCACCAACTACCTTTGCGCCAGCTTTTACGACCTCATCATAAAGCTTTGCCATGCCGTTACAGTACTCATCAGAGTAGCTCTCGCTATCACCCATGCCAAAAACAGCGACTGTTTTTCCGCTTAGATTTAATGCTTTAAAGTCAAACGCGTCCCAGTCATCTTGAAGATCGCCACTACCCCAGGTTGATGTACCAAGGATGAGCTTATCAAAGCTATTTAGTTTCGCTGCGTCTACATCAGCAACGTTTAAAAGCTCATTTTCAAGGCCTAGACCCTCACTTATAAGTTTTGCTGCATCTTCGGTATTTCCCATGCTGCTTCCATAAACTATACCTATCATTTTTATCCTTTTTAAAAAATTTTACTAATAATCGTATAAGGCACAAGCTTGATCAAACCTCTCGCACAACAGTGCCTAACCTCAACGTGTCGCCTAAATTCCTCATTTCTAGGGAAAACGATATAAACCATCTCGCACTCGTGACCAAGCACACCGACAGCTCTATCTATATCGTCGTTTAAATTTCTCATATCATCAAAGCTCACTTTTTTAAAGCTTGGCATGACGCTGAGCAAATTTTTACCATCTTTTTTGACCAAAATGACACCGCCATTTAGCACGACATCTTTATCTTGATGGCGGAGGCGTATTTTATCATAAACAAATTGACAAAACATCTGTGCCGCATCGATACAAAACTCAAATTTCCCACTTACATAAAGCATTTTTATCATCTTTGCAGCTGCCATCTTTGGCTCTTTTGCTATAAATTTGATCTTTGAAAAGTCGCCTTTTAAATAAGCATTTATGATGATATTTGATGAAAAACAAAAGCGATCTGCTGGCTTAAATTTTAGACATTTCTCACGAAGTAGGAAATTTATCCTAGCCTCAAAAATTTCTTTGAAATTTAGAAATTTAGCGTAAGAAAGTGGTATTTTTAGCTCACTTTCTACGCCAGAATTATAAAGTGCAATAAAAATTTTTGCACGCGAAAGCCTATCAAGCTTTGCAAAAATATTTGGAGTTATTTCGCCAATATCTGATAAAAGCCCGAATCTCATTGATTATTCTTTGCATCCAAATTCCTTATCTAGCCCAAAGACCTTGCAGTACTCGCAAAATACGCAGCTAACGCTTCTTTTTGCACAAACAATTGGAATATTTCTCTTTTTTGCTTGAGTTTTAATTGTTTTCATAGTGTTGTGGTTTAAAAAGCTAGTTAGCATCACCACACACTCGGTATCTTGAGGGATCGGCTTGCGATTTACGCGGTTTTCATTTCTAGCATCCCAGTGTTCTATCTTCTCGGCTCCCAAATCATGTAAAACTGCCTTGATAGGCGTTATCTCATCTGCACCGATAACTAAAACTGACATAATAAGCTCCTAAAATTTATTCATTTTCTGATAATGATTATAAGGAAGCTTAACTAAATTTTTTCTTAGTTATGATATTTATTATCACTTATATGTAGAAATTTGTAACGTTTTACTTAGATATTTAAACATCTAAATTCTCTTAACCTTAGATACCGCAAACAAAAATATGATAAGTCCGCTTGCGGCAAAAAAACTACCGACATTGCCGATATTTTGCTCGCCTAAATGAACTATCGTCTGATGCCCTATTAGCGCCCCTGCTCCGATGCCTATGTTATAAATAGCCGAAAATATCGCCATTGCAGCATCAGTAGCGTTTGAGGCTAAATTTAGCACTTTTATTTGAAAACTCATATTTACACCAGCTATGCCAAGCCCCCAAATAAAGGCCAAGACTAGCATTAAAACTTCATTTTTAGCAATAAAATTTAATAAAAGCAAGCAACATAAAATAAGCATGATAGAAATTGCTGAAAATGCATTTGGAATGAGCTTATAAAATTTAGAGAAAAGCAGGCTTGCAACTACGCCAGCAACGCCAAATATAAGCAAGAATATTGTGATAAATTTTCCATCAAAGCCACTGATATCTTTTGCAAATGGCTCAATGTAACTATAGGTGCTAAAATGCGCGCTTATGATAATTGCAGTTAGTAAAAATACGACCATTAAAAGGCCATTTCTTGCAAGCTCTGGCAAGCTTTTAAGCGAGCCTGGGTTTTTACTTGGCAGAAGTGGCAAAATTTTATATAGCCAAACTCCAACACCAACAGCAAAAATTCCGATCAGTCCAAAGGTCACACGCCAACCAAGTGCGTCACCTAAAATTCTTCCAAGTGGCAGACCAAGTATCATCGCTAGCGATGTACCAAGAGCTAGCAATCCAAGAGCTTGCGAGCTTTTATTTATCGGTGCTAGCCTAACAGCAAGTGAAGCAGTGATAGCCCAAAAAATAGCATGGGCAATAGCTATCATCAACCGAGCAATAATTAAAATTTTAAAATTCCAAGCAAAAGCACAAAGCGTATGAGCTACAACAAATACGATAAAAACCTTTAAAAGAAGAGATTTTCGCTCTAAATTTGCAGTTAAAAGCATAAGTGGTAAAGAGAGTATAGTGACGCTCCACGCATAAATAGTGATGATAAGACCGGTATCAGCCGTGCTCATATCAAAATCTTTCGCAATATCACTTAAAAGTGGCACTGGAACAAACTCAGTAGTATTAAATATAAAAGCACAAAAAGCAAGAGCTATAACCTTTAAATAGGCTACCCTATGAACGCTTATCAAATTTTATCCTTAATCTTATTTTTTCATTACGGTAATGGAATTTTGCTTAAAGTTAGTAATTTAAAAGGCAAAATCCTCAGAATTTATTAATGACATAGATTAATAGTAGATTTTGGAAACTAGCTCTATAATAAAAGATTTTTAAAAATCGTAAGAAAATTTAAGGCGGAAAAATGGCTAAAATAATGAAAACTATGGACGGAAACGAGGCTGCGGCGCACGCGGCTTACGCATTTACGGAGGTTGCGGGCATCTACCCGATCACCCCTAGCTCGCCGATGGCCGATTACACCGATATGTGGGCGGCTCAGGGCAAGAAAAATCTATTCGGTATGCCCGTTAAAGTCGTCGAAATGCAAAGCGAGGGCGGGGCTGCGGGCACCGTGCACGGCTCGCTGCAAGTAGGCGCACTGACTACCACATACACGGCTTCGCAAGGACTTTTGCTAAAAATCCCAAACATGTACAAAATCGCAGGCCAGCTGCTACCCGGCGTCATCCACGTGAGCGCGCGCTCTATCGCGGCCCAGGCGCTTTCAATCTTTGGCGATCATCAGGATATTTATGCCTGTCGCCAAACGGGATTTGCAATGCTAGCAAGCGGCTCCGTGCAAGAGGTCATGGATATCGCGGGCGTCGCGCATCTAGCGGCGATCAAGGGTCGCGTGCCGTTTTTGCACTTTTTTGACGGATTTCGCACGAGCCACGAGATACAAAAGATCGAGGTGCTTGACTACGCGCACTTTGATAGGCTTCTTGACCGTAAGGCGCTACAAAAATTTAGAGACGAGGCGCTAAGCCCCGAAAACCCGAAAACTCGCGGTACGGCGCAAAACGACGACATCTACTTCCAGACGCGCGAGCTAGCTAACCGCTACTATGACGCCGTGCCTGATATCGTGGCCGAGTATTTAAAAGAAATTTCAAAAATCACGGGACGCGATTATCGTCCGTTTAATTATTACGGCGATCCGCACGCTACGCGCATCGTGGTCGCGATGGGCTCTGTCACGCAAACTCTAGAAGAAGTGGTCGATCACCTACGCGCAAAGGGTGAAAGAGTAGGCGTGCTAAAAGTGCATCTATACCGTCCGTTTAGCCTAAAATACCTCTTTGACGTGATGCCTGAGACGGTAGAAAAGATCGCCGTGCTAGACCGCACGAAAGAGCCCGGAAGCCTCGGCGAGCCGCTATATCTGGACGTCAAGGCGGCATTTTACGGACGCAAAAATCAGCCCGTGATAGTAGGCGGCCGCTACGGTCTGAGCTCAAAAGACGTCGATCCTGCGCAAATGCTGGCGGTTTTTGAGAATTTAAATTTAAGCGAGCCTAAAAACGGCTTTACCGTGGGCATCGAGGACGATGTTACCTTCACCTCGCTAAAAGTCGGCGATAAAATTTCGCTAAGCGACGAGAGCGTGAAAGAGTGCCTATTTTACGGACTTGGCGCGGACGGTACTGTTGGAGCGAATAAAAACTCAATCAAAATCATCGGCGATAAAACCGATCTTTACGCGCAGGCGTATTTTGCCTACGACAGCAAAAAATCGGGCGGCTACACGCGCTCGCACCTGCGTTTCGGTAAAAACCCGATCCGATCGACCTACCTCGTCTCAAATCCCCACTTTGTAGCCTGCTCGGTCGCGGCGTATCTTGAAATTTACGACGTCATAGACGGTATCCGCGAGGGCGGAACGTTCCTGCTAAACTCGATCTGGGACGCCGAGCAGACGGTCGCTAAACTACCTAATAAAGTAAAGAAAATTTTAGCTGAGAAAAGAGTAAATTTCTACATCATCAACGCCACTAAGCTAGCTCGCGAGATCGGGCTAAAAAACCGCACGAATACCATCATGCAGTCGGCGTTTTTTAAACTTGCAGACATCATCCCATTTGCCGACGCGCAAAAATACATGAAAGAGTACGCACACAAAGCCTATGCCAAAAAGGGTGAAGCGATCGTGGAGATGAACTACAAGGCTATCGATATGGGCGCGGATGGGCTGGTCAAGGTCGAAGTAGATCCTAGCTGGGCAAATTTGACGGATGACGCCGCTAACGAGGAGAAATACGTCGGCGACGAATTTATAGAAAAAATCGTCAAGCCTATCAACGCCGCCAGGGGCGATAGCTTGCCCGTTTCGGCATTTGTGGGCTATGAGGACGGACACTTTAAATCAGGCACGACGCAATACGAAAAACGCGGTATCGGCGTAATGGTACCGAAGTGGATCGAGGGCAACTGCATCCAGTGTAATCAGTGCGCCTTCGTCTGCCCGCACGCGGTGATCCGCCCGTTTCTAATCGACGAAAACGAGCTCGCCGCCGCGCCGCAAACCGTGCAAGATCACGTCCTAGACGCCAAAGGCAAAGAGGTAAAAGGGCTAAAATACAAAATCCAAGTTAGCCCGCTTGACTGCACGGGCTGCGAGCTGTGCGCTCAAATTTGCCCGAGCAAGGAAAAATCGCTCGTCATGGTACCGCTAGCCGAGGAGATGGAGCGACACGAGCAGGAAAACGCCGATTATTTATTTAAAAAAGTAACCTACAAAGACGATCTGATGAGCAAAGATAGCGTCAAGGGCGTGGGATTTGCGCAGCCGCTATTTGAGTTTCACGGTGCGTGTCCCGGATGCGGCGAGACGCCTTATATCGGGCTTGTTACGAGACTTTTCGGCGACCGTATGATCGTGGCAAACGCCACCGGTTGTAGCTCGATCTACGGCGGTAGCGCGCCTTCGACGCCTTATACGACGAACAAAGAGGGCAAGGGCGTAGCGTGGGCGAATTCGCTATTTGAGGATAACGCGGAGTTTGGCATGGGTATGAACGTCGCGGTAGAGACGCTGCGCCACCGTATCGAAGACGTCATGCTACGCACCAAAGACGCCGCGCCAAATGCCCTAGCCGCGCTATACTCCGACTGGATCGCACACAAAAACGACGGCGAGAAAACGACGCAAATCGCTAAAATTTTAACACCGATTTTGGAGCAAAATTTAAGCGTAGAGGGCGTAAAAGAAATTTTAGAGTTAAAAAGATATCTCGTCAAGAAATCCCAGTGGATCATCGGCGGCGACGGCTGGGCCTACGACATCGGCTTTGGCGGGCTTGATCACGTGCTAGCTAGCGGCGAGAACGTAAACGTGCTCGTGCTTGACACCGAGGTCTACTCAAACACCGGCGGCCAAAGCTCAAAATCAAGCCGCGCAGGCTCCATAGCGCAGTTTACCGCTAGCGGCAAGCCGATGCAAAAAAAAGATCTAGGCTACATCGCGATGACCTACGGAAATATCTTCGTAGCTCAAATCAACTCAAACGCCAGCCAGGCAAACACGATAAAAGCCATCGCCGCAGCCGAAGCCTACGACGGACCTAGCCTCGTGATAGCGTATTCGCCGTGTATCGCGCACGGTATAAAAGGCGGCATGGCGCTCTCGGGCGGTCAAGGCGAGCTAGCGACCAAATGCGGCTACTGGCCGACCTACGTCTACGATCCGCGCCTAATCAAAGAGGGCAAAAATCCGCTCAAAATGACCTCAAAAGATCCTGATTGGTCGCTTTACGAGGAGTTTTTGCTAAACGAGGTTCGCTACAACTCGCTTAAGAAAACCAATCCGCAGCACGCGGACGAGCTGCTGGCTAAAAACAAGGCCGACGCACAAAGACGCTACCGTCAGCTAAAACGCCTAAGCTTGGCTGACTTTAGCGACGAGATCGAGTCTAGCGCGCCTGAAAGCGCCGAGGATGCCTCTGCCGGCAGCGTAGCCGAGTAAAGAGTAAATTCTCCCGCTTAAATTTATCATGTGGGAGAATTTTGTTTTTAGATAATTTCACTTAAAAAATAAAATAACCCACAAAAAAAATAAGCAAGTTTCTAAATCCTTAAAGTGAAATTAAGTCGTAAAAAGTCAAAATCGTATATCTTAAAACAAGTAAAAAGGAGCAAAGATGCTTATTACTATAATTGTTGTTGTTATTGCCCTAGCGGCTTATATTATTAAAATATACAATAAACTACAATTAATGATGCAAAACATCAGAGAGAGCTTCGCAAATATCCAAGCTACGCTCAAAAAACGTTTAGATCTATCAAATCAAATAATAGATATAGCCAAAGATTATGCAAGTAGCGAACAAATGATTCAACTTGGCGTTTCTGGAAATGGAGTCGCAAAAGTAGCTGCTTTGGCTCAAGCCTTTCCGGAACTAAAGGCTAACGAAACATATCAAATGCTAATGTCGCAGTTAGAAAAAATCGAGAGCGAACTCCTAAATAAACGTGAAAGCTACAATGCTGAGGTAAAAAGCTATAATTCTTATAAAAATGCGTTCCCGCAAGTCCTAATAGCCTCAAAACTATCTTTTGAATCAGTCGCTTATTTTGACATTAATGATGAGGACTTTAGTGAAAATTTAAAAATATTTAAAAAAGATGATTCGGCTAGAATACAAGAAATTTTAAGTGACTCTAATAAGAAAATCACCGATATTGCAATGAATGCAAAAAAGATGATTAACGATAAAATTTCAAATAATCCAAACCAAAAAGAGTAATTTTTTATAAAATCATAAATGGTTTGAATGGCTAAAATTTAAAAGATATAGATGAACCAAATTAGTCCATTTAAACCGATTTTTGATAAAAACTCTAAAATTTTAATCCTCGGCTCCTTCCCTTCCGTAGTTTCTCGTAAATCTGGCTTTTATTACGCAAATCCGCAAAATCGTTTTTGGCGGGTGCTGGCTGGGATTTTAAATGCTCCGTTACCAGAAAGCACAGACGAAAAGATAAATTTTCTACTTGCTCACCACATCGCTATCTACGACGCTGCGATCTCGTGCGAAATAAAGGGCTCGAGCAACGCTAAAATGACCGCCGTCGCGCCTGCAAATTTAGAGCCGATCTTTAAAACCGCAAATATCACGCAAGTCTACGCAAACGGCGGCAAAGCGCACGAAATCTGCGAAAAATATCTAAAAACTCAAATTTTAAATGCAACTGGCAAACCGCCCGTCAAGCTACCCTCGACTAGCTCGGCAAACGCAAATTTTAGCCTTGAAAGGCTCGCGCAAGAGTGGATGGTCGTCGTCGAAGCGTTAAAAAACGGTTAAATTTAGCAAGAGCTCTCAAATTTAACTCATTCAAAACAAAAACGACCGCGCCTTCACCTTAAATTTAGTTTCAAAATTTAAAATTACCCAAATAAAACAAAGCAGGAAAAACCGTGAAAATCCTAAAATTTCTATTTTTACTTCCGCTTCTAGCCGTCGGAGCGCAGGCATTAGAGCCAAAAATCGTAATGAAGCCCGAAGCAAGCCTAAAAAACGGGCTTTACTACGTAAAAGGCAAGCTCTACGACGGCACGTTAAAGATGCTTCGATACAGCGTCGAGGACCTATATGGCGTAAATGCGATGGGCATGGTCTATCCGAGGCTAAAACCCCTGCCACCAACGCTCATACGCGAGATCGACGTGCAGGGCGGCATGGCGGTGCGTACAGGGACTATTTTGACGGCAGAGACAAGCCCTCAAACGAATATCCCCTAAAAAACGGCGTCCGCGAGGGCACGGCGAAGCACTACCACGCAGATAGCGGCGCTCTGATGGGCGAGAGCGAATACAAAAATGACGTCCGCGACGGGCGTTATCGCCGCTACTATTTTGACGAGGGCGGCGCGTTAAAGCAGGAGGGCGTTTTCAAGGCGGACAAGCGAGAGGGCATTTTTACGGACTATTACGTTAGCGGCGAGGTTAGCGCGCGCAGCCCGTACGCGGGCGGACTGCGAAACGGCGAGGACTTTGACTACTACAAAAGCGGTAAAATTCGAGGCGTGCGAACCTACAAAAATGACAAGCGAGAAGGCGCGGAGACGTGGTACTACGAAAGCGGTGCCGTGGAGGAGACGGGCGAGTATAAAAACGACCGCAAAAACGGCGTTTGGAAGCGATTTTACGAAAACGGCAAAACGCGCGTGGTAGAAAATTACAAAGACGGCGAGAAGGACGGCGTCGCGCGCGAATATTACCCGAGCGGTAAGCTACGAGGCGAATACGAGTACAAAGACGGTCGCCAAACGGGCGCGGGACTGGACTACTATGAGAGCGGGGCGCCGGCGGCAAAAGTGATGTTTAAAAACGGGCGCTATCACGGGCTGTACGAGGAGTATCACGAAAACGGCAAGCTAAAAGCTAGAGTGATGTTTGAGGACGGGCTGGAGGTCGGCGAGGCGCGCCACTACTACGCAAACGGAAAGCTCGAAGCCCTGGGTGAGTTTGAGCGCGGTAGGCTCATCCGCGCCAAAAAATACGACGAATCGGGTAAGCTAATCAGCGACGAGTCTGATAAAAACGGACTTCCGAGGGAGTAAATACTAAAATAAGTTGCTACTGGCATCATTTGAATTTTTACCAAACCAAATATTTACGTCCTTTTGTATTTTGAATATTTTAATTAGCTTTAAATCACACTACAATAGTCGCACTTAATATTAAAATTTTATATTTATCTTTTGCATCTTAGTCATAAAAGCAGCAATCTCATTTATAAAATCATCAAAAAAGCATTAAAACCACTGGGCGAAGATAGTTTTATCGAGCTTATGATAGACAAACACTGGATAGAAAGCGATGTAAGAGAAAATAAAGCTGGCGGAGCATTTTTTGTAAGTTTGCCAAAATTTAAGCAACCAAGAATTTTTACCACCTACATGAATACTCTTTCGCACTTAATCCAGCAAGCTCATGAGCTGGGGCATGCTTGGCACTACTACTTGATGCGTGATCTTCCGGTTTTAAGCGCAAATTTTACTAAAAAACGTATTTTTTAATATCACGCAAACATCGTATAACACGTACCAGTCAGACGTATTGCAATGCTTTTAGCCACGTTGTTGTCGCGAAATTTTAACTCGCGGTCGCAAAAGACGAGGCTAAATTTGATATTCGCCTGGGCTTAGCTCTCCTCGTAAAAGCTTGCCAAAGCGCGCAGCTGCGGCATCTACGGCATCGTCGCCAAACTCGCCCGGCTCAAATCCGCTACTAATAAACGGCACGGCAAACTCCATCCCGCAGTAGTTTGCCGCGATCTTAAGCGGCGTTAAAATTTCATCCAAGCTAAAGCCGATCGCGCCCTGTTTAGAGTATTCGCTAAGCGGAGTACTGACGCTTAGCGCAAGCTGCAAGACCTTGCCTTTAAGCGCGCCGGAACCCACCAGCTCGTGCGAAAAGACGATGTCGATATAGGCTTTTAGCATAGGCGGCACGTTTAGCCAGTGCATCGGGTACAAAAATACGATGCGCTCGGCAGCCGCTAACGCGTCTTGCTCTGCGCGGGCGTCTATGCGCGCGATATCTAAGCCGTAAAGCCCCTCCAAATGCCGCACCTTAGCGTCCGCTGCGGCCTTTGCTACCTGAGATAAGGCTTTGTTTACGCGCGATGCGGCGAGATTTGGGTGCGATAAAATCACAAGAGTTTTCATGTTGTTTCCTTTGTTAAAATTTGCGGAATCATATCGCTAAAAAGCTAAAAGTAGATTAAAAATGCTTGCCAGAGCGAGACTTTTACAAGCAAGAAAGCAAAAAATTACATTTTTATAAAACAGACAACTATATCTACAACTATCCTTATAGCGTCGGTTATCTGCTATCACAATTCTTTCTAAGTGAGTTTAAAAAAGATGAAGCAAAATTTTGCAAAATTTATAAACAATTTTTAATAGAGTGTGGCACAAAAAGCGTGGAAGAGCTAATGAAAAAACACTTTAAAAAAGATACGACAAAGTGCGAATTTTGGCTGATTGGCATAGATGAAGCGCTAAAAAATTTAGATGAGTTTAAAAAGGTGGTGGCTGTATAAATTCACTAGTTATCTTAAACGCTTTATCTTTTTTCGAGAAATTTTATAAATTTTTGATGGAGTATCTTCGAAAAAATGATCATCTACTATTTCATCAGCCACGCTCATAGCCCAAGCTTCATTAAAATTTTGTCCATTTTTGTTCGCACTACTTGAATAAAGCCAGTCAAATTTAGCTAAAAATTTTTCGTGCTCGCACTCTTTTACGACTCTAATAGCCTTTAAATTTGGATACAAAAATGTAGTTTTTCTTGAACGGCGTATAAAATTTTTATACTTTTTTGGCACTCTAACAAGCTCATTTAAAACGCTAAATTTTGCCGTCGTGATAAGACAAGGTTTATTCTCATCACGCATTTTGGCCTTATTTATCTCTTTATAATCTTTACTTAAAAAGCCAGCTGTCGTATCAGTTTGTGCTAGAAATATCATATTTTTTCTCTTTTTGATAGTAAAAATATACAAGAGATTATTAGAGCAAATCCTAAAAAATCCCAAAATACAAATTTTGTTCCAAGCCAAAAGTAGCCAAAAAATGCTGCACTTAGTGGTTCTATGCAGGCTAATAAACTAGCTTTTGCTGCGCCTATTAGCTTAACACCTATCATATAAAAGCTAAATGCAAAAATGGTGCCAAGCGTAATAACAGCAATAAATGCCAGCCATTGATTTATCCCATTAAGCCAAGCAAAACCCCAAACTCTCATATAACAAGCAAGCACTACTCCGCCCATAACCATGCCCCAGCCAAGCGTGAGAGTGACTGAATATTTAGCATTCAGCCTTGCTGGAGCAAGATTATAAACACAAACACAAACGGCACTAACTAAGCACCAAAATAGCGCTTTTGGTGAGATGACAAGAGATGAAATTTGAGCATGTGTGCTCAGGAAAAATACGCCAAGCATAGCTAAAAATAGAGCTAAAATTTCAAGTTTTCTTGGGACGCGTTTTTCTTTTATGCAAATGACCATTAAAATTAAAGCAGGGGCGGT
This DNA window, taken from Campylobacter concisus, encodes the following:
- a CDS encoding sugar transporter; amino-acid sequence: MISVHRVAYLKVIALAFCAFIFNTTEFVPVPLLSDIAKDFDMSTADTGLIITIYAWSVTILSLPLMLLTANLERKSLLLKVFIVFVVAHTLCAFAWNFKILIIARLMIAIAHAIFWAITASLAVRLAPINKSSQALGLLALGTSLAMILGLPLGRILGDALGWRVTFGLIGIFAVGVGVWLYKILPLLPSKNPGSLKSLPELARNGLLMVVFLLTAIIISAHFSTYSYIEPFAKDISGFDGKFITIFLLIFGVAGVVASLLFSKFYKLIPNAFSAISIMLILCCLLLLNFIAKNEVLMLVLAFIWGLGIAGVNMSFQIKVLNLASNATDAAMAIFSAIYNIGIGAGALIGHQTIVHLGEQNIGNVGSFFAASGLIIFLFAVSKVKRI
- a CDS encoding UDP-N-acetylmuramate--alanine ligase, with product MRFGLLSDIGEITPNIFAKLDRLSRAKIFIALYNSGVESELKIPLSYAKFLNFKEIFEARINFLLREKCLKFKPADRFCFSSNIIINAYLKGDFSKIKFIAKEPKMAAAKMIKMLYVSGKFEFCIDAAQMFCQFVYDKIRLRHQDKDVVLNGGVILVKKDGKNLLSVMPSFKKVSFDDMRNLNDDIDRAVGVLGHECEMVYIVFPRNEEFRRHVEVRHCCARGLIKLVPYTIISKIF
- a CDS encoding amino acid ABC transporter permease, giving the protein MENLDRVIELVSSSTLPMIIALLKVTIPLTLISFSLGLVIAIITAVARLSNIKILKFIFATYVWIFRGTPLLVQLFIVFYGLPSLGVTLDTWSAATIAFSLNVGAYASESVRAAILSVPKGQWEAATSLGMTHYQILKRIIAPQAVRISLPPLSNTFIGLVKDTSLAASITMVDMFMVAQRIAARTFEPLILYILAALIYLVVCTLLTYLQSRLEKAVSRYV
- the fldA gene encoding flavodoxin FldA, with translation MIGIVYGSSMGNTEDAAKLISEGLGLENELLNVADVDAAKLNSFDKLILGTSTWGSGDLQDDWDAFDFKALNLSGKTVAVFGMGDSESYSDEYCNGMAKLYDEVVKAGAKVVGEVSTDGYTFDGSDAVRNGKFVGLALDADNQSDKTEGRISAWIEQIKPHFA
- a CDS encoding amino acid ABC transporter ATP-binding protein encodes the protein MAINFKNISKSYGDHLVLDNINTSFKEGQTTVIVGSSGCGKSTLLRCINLLEIPQSGVLEIDDRAVNFKEKLSSKKLLEIRKKTGMVFQSFNLFPHLTALQNVTEAPIYVQKKDKNEAIKEAKELLAKVGLSHKEDTYPNRLSGGQAQRVAIARALAVNPYFLLLDEPTSALDPELEAEVLKVILSLAKEKKSMIIVTHNMNFARKIADRILFLDKGVIAFDGLVDEFFNSQNERIKSFISAMDI
- a CDS encoding DUF2325 domain-containing protein; the protein is MSVLVIGADEITPIKAVLHDLGAEKIEHWDARNENRVNRKPIPQDTECVVMLTSFLNHNTMKTIKTQAKKRNIPIVCAKRSVSCVFCEYCKVFGLDKEFGCKE
- a CDS encoding amino acid ABC transporter substrate-binding protein, yielding MKFTNLLKVVAVLAMALNLQAKTIKDGVLTVATEGIYAPFTFYNDKNELVGYDVDIAKAVAQKLNLKVEFLTAPWDAMLAAFDAGKADVVFNQVSITDERKKKYAFSVPYTVTFGAIITRKDNNDIKSFADLKGKKNADSATSNWAKVAVKYGAEHVVTDSFAKSMELLISRRVDAVVRDNIVFYDFIKERPNAPVKIAASLDEKDYTAAAVKKDNAELAEQISNALTELSKEGKLEAISKSYFGKDVSK